From Candidatus Sphingomonas colombiensis, one genomic window encodes:
- the trpS gene encoding tryptophan--tRNA ligase: protein MRVVSGIKPTGNLHLGNYLGAVKQWVVMQNEIQAQGGETMYFIADLHGLTEWIAPADLTANTIEMTATLVAAGIDPERSILFNQTRVPAHSELAWLLNNVARVGWLNRMTQFKDKAGKNREGASVGLYDYPVLMAADVLLYNATHVPVGEDQKQHLELARDIATKFNLDYERELFTLPEPLVSKEAPRIMSLRDASAKMSKSNPSAQSVVKLIDADDVIADKFRKAKTDPDALPDSWEALEGRPEARNLVTIFAALADRTPGDVVAEFAGQGFGQFKPALADLAVAKLGPIRDEMVRLLDDRAAIDAILARGAEKARELAEPMLRATQQAMGLLA, encoded by the coding sequence ATGCGCGTCGTTTCCGGCATCAAGCCCACCGGCAATCTCCACCTCGGCAATTATCTCGGCGCGGTGAAGCAGTGGGTGGTGATGCAGAACGAGATTCAGGCTCAGGGCGGGGAGACGATGTATTTCATCGCCGATCTTCACGGCCTGACCGAGTGGATCGCCCCCGCAGACCTGACCGCCAATACGATCGAGATGACCGCCACTTTGGTCGCCGCCGGGATCGATCCCGAACGCTCGATCCTGTTCAACCAGACCCGCGTGCCGGCGCACAGCGAGCTGGCGTGGCTGCTCAACAATGTCGCACGGGTCGGCTGGCTCAACCGCATGACCCAGTTCAAGGATAAGGCCGGCAAAAACCGCGAGGGCGCCTCGGTCGGTCTCTATGACTATCCGGTGCTGATGGCGGCGGACGTGCTGCTCTATAACGCGACGCACGTGCCGGTGGGTGAGGATCAGAAACAGCATCTTGAGCTGGCGCGAGACATCGCCACCAAGTTCAACCTCGATTACGAGCGCGAGTTGTTCACCCTGCCCGAGCCGCTGGTGAGCAAGGAGGCGCCACGCATCATGAGCCTGCGCGATGCCTCGGCGAAAATGTCCAAATCCAATCCGTCGGCGCAGTCGGTGGTCAAGCTGATCGACGCGGATGACGTGATCGCCGACAAGTTCCGCAAGGCGAAGACCGATCCGGACGCGCTGCCGGATTCGTGGGAGGCGCTGGAGGGGCGGCCTGAAGCGCGCAACCTCGTCACCATCTTCGCCGCGCTGGCGGATCGCACGCCCGGCGATGTGGTTGCGGAATTCGCCGGCCAGGGATTCGGCCAGTTCAAGCCTGCGCTCGCTGATCTGGCGGTCGCCAAGCTCGGGCCGATCCGCGATGAGATGGTGCGCCTGCTGGACGATCGCGCGGCGATCGATGCGATCCTCGCACGCGGCGCGGAAAAGGCACGGGAACTGGCCGAGCCGATGCTGCGTGCCACGCAGCAGGCGATGGGCTTGCTTGCCTGA